Genomic DNA from Salvia miltiorrhiza cultivar Shanhuang (shh) chromosome 1, IMPLAD_Smil_shh, whole genome shotgun sequence:
AAATACCTACCATTAAAAGAGGGTGCGCATACGGCAACTAACTCGGGAATGGAGGCGGTGTTGGCGGATGCATTATCAAATCCAACagaaaatatcttatttaacaTGCGATACTCATTTAAAACCGAAATAATGAATTGAACAATATTAGTAGCATtatgtatttcattaaaatctctaAATGCAATTAAACGTTTTTGAATTAACCAACTTTCGTCAACCCAATGACAAGTAATACACATATAAGAATATTTTTGGAAAGAAACACTCCATATGTCTAAACATATAgaaaaatttttatttaaattcttaaaatGTTTTCTTAAATCACGTTTTCTTTCTTCGGCTTGTCGCCTAATATTTTTGCACATAGAAGTTCGACCAATTTTTTTGGCGACCGGATTATAAGCATTTTTCATAGTATGTTCAAAAGACATTTTATCGGCAAATCTAAAATTCAAATGCTCCATTGAAACATAACGAGCCATGTACTCTCGAACATTTTGTCGATCAAATTTCCATAAAACATTACCTTGTTCATTACCTTGGCGTTCGAAAGTTTCGGGACgtagttgagtttgagttgtatGGATTCCATACTCGACGGTGTGCTTACTCTCCATGTGCCTTGAGAGGGTGCCATAACCCCCTCCCGTTTGCCATTGATAAGTAGCATTGCAATAGTTGCAATAGGCAATGAACCTCTCGGGAGCATTTGGACCATCATTTGGCTTTTTAGGAGCGGGTTCCCTCCTAAAATGTTTTGTGAAAATGTTAGAAGTAAGTAATTTACTCTTACCCTTACCTTTACCTCTAGTGGGAGGGATTTCCTCCTCAAAGTTGTGACGTGCTTGCTCggcttcctcctccgcctctTCGTTACGCAATGTACGTCATGCATATTCTTCATCCTCCGCTTCTTGAAGTTGTCTAGCATATGCTTCATCCGCCAAATCGGCAGCCTCCTGGCGTGAGCCGAAAGGTCCTCGTTCAACTGACACTTTCACCCTTTTCCTAGAGGATGATGATGGAACTTGAACATTTTGAGTAAACTCGTGAGAAGTGAGAGTGCTATCAATATCTTCTTCGGGGTCGACATTGATAGACTTGCCACGGCTACCACGACCATGAGACatgataacaaataaacaagtagagaagaaaatatagataatagaggttagagaataataagcaagaacaataaagtaaatgagcaagtgagtgtagtgatagtgtaattgaaatatatagtatagtatagtatagtatagtatttagtacttaatagtagtactagtagtaatataatgtaaagcaataacaataaagtaaatgagcaagtgagtgtagtgatagtgtaattgaaatatatagtatagtatttagtagtactagtagtaatataatgtaaagcaagaacaataaagtaaagcaattaAGCAAGAGAATATCTAAAGAATTATAGAGCAAGAGCAATTTAACAAGAGCAATAGCAAAGAATGGATGAGAATTAGAAGTAGAAGAGAAGAGAGTGTAGAATTGTTAATACAATGGGGTGAgtttgaaggtggaagaaggggggtatttatagataaaattgggtgggggaaaatgtgaattagataaaattgggtggggaaaaattagaattataattttgaatttgaaaaaaaaattaaaaaaaatttaatttttgaatttttagctAAAGAGCCGGTCAAGCCTAGCCCCCTAGCCCCCTAGCCTGCGCGCCCTACCCCTGCGGCCCTGCCCCTGCGCGCCCTGCCCCCTCTGACAACCTGCCTGCCGCGCCAGGCCTAGCGGTTTAGGGCCGAACCGGCGGTCCGGCCCGGCGCTACCGGCGattcgaccctgaaccggctcgacggtcaacggtccgggccggaaccgttgaccgccgggccggttcagggccgaaccgctGGTTCCGGTTAGCCCTTGGCACCACTACCCTCAGCTGTTGAATGCCTCCCATCAGCCGGGCTTCCCCACGCACAACTTCGAGATATGGCGGGAGCGGTGACTGCGTAGTGAAGTGAAGCAGGTCGAATTAATGGCTTGTGAAGCTCGAAGGAGAAGTACGACCCAATCAACTAGCTCTTGATCACCAAATCGGCAACACATTAGTGAAAATCCACAAGTCATTTGGATGTTTTGATTCGAGGAACAATAACAAGAAGTTGTCTATGAATATAAATATTCAGAGTAGTTCGATTTTAAAAAGCAatgtcaataatattttttataaaatacttaaaatAAGACTTTTCTTAAGAGCATataagattttatttaaaatcaactaagactttttttttattttaaataatatttttcataaaattaaatattaagacTTTTGGCAAGAGCAAATAAAACTTCTCTCAAGAGAAAATAAGACTTTTTATTCATAAACGAGACTTTTGTTTAAATGTGATTAGaccttttataaaataatgaaactTTTCTTTAGAACAAATAAGAATTtgtattcataaatattaatattagacttttcataaaatcaagTAAGATTTTTCTTAACAGTAAATAAAACTTTTATTAATACCAAATAGTAAGACTCTCTTTGAAAATAAAACTTTTTATATAATCAAGTaaggtttttttcaaaaataaataaactttataataaaatacaaaaagacTTTGTAGTACAATGGATAATATACTAGCTTATTAAGTCAAAGTTCTTGAGATTTTTAATTTATGcattagttattttttattatcaagGAGTGACCGGCTCTTGGCCCATAGCCAACCCTTCCTCAGCCCGCTTCTAGCCCACACCCAGCCCAGTCTCATGGTATAAGACCAGTTTCATGCAAAGACCACCTCTTATATCACCATTTAAGCCAATGGGCTAAATTCAAAAACCTAAGGTACTTTGTTTTAGTTggatcatttttcatttaaacaATCTAAAAGCCTCAACAAAAAACTAAGAGCTTTTGCTTGTCTTTGaattaaatataagttgtatctgGTTTATTATTATTAGCTGGACAACATCCCAACATCCTAAATAAGTTTGACATGATATTTCACAAGAACGACAACAAGGGGGGCTTCAAATATGCTACGATATGAATTGCAAGTAAGAGTGATCAATAATATCCTTCTCAAGTCAGAGGAGTAATGATCAGAAGTGAGCAACATTTGTTTGGTCGAAGTAGCATCCGGTAGGACCTCCGTCGGGTAGTAGAGCCAGCATGACGGAGCCTCGAGCCCCGTCTTCCACGGTCATTGGCCCCGTGTGCCAGTTGATATCGGTGTCCACGTATCCCGGGTGCACACAGTTTACATACATATTCAGATGCTTCTTAGCAACAAGTCTGGTATAGGCATTTAGGGTTACCTTTGATATGCTGTAAGCCGGTAGCATCTTCTGCCATCCGTTGGCTTCAATCGCATCTCGTTGCACATCCTGCAGAAACTGTTCCAGGATTTTGTCGATTTTCTCCTCCGTTAGGTTCTCTACATCTCCGAGTTCTTCCCTTCTCCGCTCATCAGGGACGCGCTGCATCATCACAACACCCTCCGGAAACTCAAAATCCAACTAACAAAGTAAATAGAACAAACCTATCCCCACTCACCCATAGTTCTCCCCTCAGGGAAGTAACATTGACGATCCGGGCTCCTGAGGTGGAGCGCTGCAGCAAAGGAAGAAGCGCCTCGGTTAGGTTCTTGACGCCATAGTAATTGGTCTGAATGCATTGTTTTGCCGAGTCATAGGTGGTTTTCATAACGTCTTGAATCATGTCCACTGCCTTTCCTGCGAGCTGCATTGTCGATGAGAAAACAAGAAACCACCAATTCTGTATCAGAGACAAGGGTTGCTCGAGCGCTGCAGCTATGTTATGGCTTACGGCTTACCCATATTTCGGTGTCAATATTTTTAGCCCTTAAGCCATCTTCATCAACATGTACCCCAGAAGCTCCAGCATTGTTAACCTGCCAGAAAAAAAAGCTGTATAAATCACAGTTTTCCTCTGCCCTCAAATATAAACAACCTCATCATTCAGATTGGTTTCTCTAACAAATCAATTATTCTCCCATTTGTTAGGGCTGACAATTTGTGCATGTTGTATCGTATCACAATaaaactaaacactaaaacGATCAGTTCAAAATCTGCTCTGCACAAACACGATAATTGCaactctaataataataatatacaaaAATGAGATGATCGCGACACAATATGTTCTTTTTATTGTTTCTTGTTGATACGATAAGCACACGAACTTCGTGAGTGTAAATGTCATGCTTTCTTGTCATATAAAAAATTGTTAGCAGTTCTCATATTcacatttactaaaaaatattCCACTATTTCCGTCACCCAAAAAACTTTCTATAAGAGAgggacacagattttaagacgAAGTTATTATATgtattgagaatgatgaaaaagCATTGTAAGTAGTTTTCgtgaaaacaagaaaaatgaaGGTAAAGATAAAGGTAAATGAGAAATTATTGTGATGGGGtaatgtctaaaaatagaagagaaatttttaatgGGGATGGgctgaaaaaaaatatattagaaagtTATTTTGGGATGGTGGTAGTATATATgtcaataatgctatttgggtAAAAATATGTCCGGACaaaaattagttaaatatattaaaaaaattaatttatttaaaatttttgatttaaaataaaaaaaagcatttagttagttttattgttttatccatactataaatttttaataaattttttttgtaagtACAGAAATTacgaaaaaacaataaaatttaaaatgtattacaaTAAAATttagaatgtattaaaaagttaccaaaaaaaacaaaatacaatgtGGAGAAAACATTAAAACTCACTATATCCTTTTcaaatttcaacaattttttttagctAAAATCTTAACACTTTTTTTGTCCAAACATACAGCACACAATTTTCTACAATTAAATTTGTGATGACAGCATACATTAATTAGATGTACATGTACACTGAGACAAAAAGAAAAGGGACAGAAAATTATACACATTTAATAAGTGAAGTGAAATTAGTGGTACAAATTTGTGGCGCACAATTAACTCAAATGTACTTGGGTTTGTACCAAAGTAGTTAAGGATTTATTCAAGTAGTCCTACAACACAATAAAATTGAATGATTTGTTACCAAAATATCGAGGCTTTGGAATCGCGTTTGGATGAATTGGGCGAGGCAGTGTATGCTGTGGGCATCTTGTACGTCAAGCTGATGGAATAGTACATTGGAGAGACCCGATTGGTGCAGCAGGTTGACGGCTTCCACGCCCCGCTTCTCATTTCTGGCCGTCAAAACCACGGTGACGCCGGCCGCCGCCAGCTGCCGGACTGTCTCGAAACCAATGCCCTTGTTTGCTCCGGTGACCACCGCGTATCTGTAATCGACATAGATCTGCGTTATTGCTACTAGAAATTAAGTATTGGATTCGAGAAGAAGGAAGAGTGGGATTACCGCGTGGGTGGGTGATTGAGCTCCATAGATGCAATTGCTGGCTTTGAATCCCGAGTGCGGGGGAAAATTGGATCTGTTGAGGGAGGAGACGGCGCTTGATTTGGTTATCGGAGAATTTGTGACGTTTAGGTCGGGTCCCAACTCACAACTTGCTGCATTAGTTAAATATAATCTAATTGAACACGAAATTAACAATTCATTGTGGATGTACAGACTAGAAAAACACTAACAAACATTAATTTATACTAAAATGTTCcatgattaattttaactgCAGAAGACCCACCCTTTACTTTTTTTGTGGGTGGGCTGTGAAAATATACTGAAAATTCGGTATACCGGTCATACCGTACCAtaaaataccgaatttaaggtataccgattTATTtgataaggtatgataccgtaccgaagatttacggtaagATAAATGTATGGATTTTCTAGATACcggtgtataccgataccgcggtatataccggaaaaaatcaataaataccgtattaaaTGTATATATCGAAATacggtatgataccgtattactggtataccgaatattactgtatataccggtgatgcggtatcataccttattctggtataccttaatattcggtatatactggtaataaggtacaataccttattctgatataccgcagttgtccgtatatattggtataccgaaaatcgcggtatatatcgtatcaaaatctatataaaacatataatatatatttttgaaaatatttataaaatttataaaatgatgtatataatctatattatgttaaaatagaattttattaaaagaaaaagaagaagaaccaagaaacccttgagagcacagaagagcaaactaagggccgagcctcattaaaactcTTTATAAAACCAGAGAGGAAAAAAtcttaaaagggaaaaagagtgctCAACAAAAGAAAAAACTGCTAGGGAACGGAGATGAGACAACTTCAGAGGTTCCGGCtgaaccatcacccctaagcagcTCGGTTCCCGATCACAGTAAAACAAATTAACGAACGAAAAAAGGCAAAGCCGAAGCAACCATAAAACGACAAAAACTCCCCCCGAAAACCACCAACAGCTCAaatattatgtgaatatatacaattgtacatgaatttataaatatcatcaaatgatacaaaaacaaataaaatatagtatatagtataagtcatacaataaaataaaattgtttattttgatattatagtatagttataatatataactaaaattattgttttacaatagattatacatctaacttatagtaatagttacatatataatagcatagttataatattagtattatattataaataatattacgtctaacatataaattatatgtaacttataacatctatataatttactatatattacatgaatgcatacaagtatgcgaaaagtgaataaaatatgatatagtatgtaagttatataatttaaatatgagaCTAATTATATGAAAGTATTGAATACTTGGGCACGAGATGATTGATTAATAGTGATTTTAGTTTTAAGTATATGTTCTGTCTTGGAGTCTTTGATTTCATTCAGTAtgtcttctatttttttttatgaactaaatatattatattctcTAAAGTTTaggattttctttttctatatactccataaaatataataaaaattacaccTGATGGGTGTTAATTTACATTGAtatcattaataataaatgtattactttttgtttatttgtgatatattttaattattatgtcattattatatttgttaaatattattcattatctaaacatgttttaaataaataagttatcaatttttttaccgtattgaattttttcgatttcgataataccgattattttgatataccgttaaagtgcggtataccgtgaaagtacggtataccgaaattcggtaaggtatactaaaataaaggtacggtaaagATTTTGTATATTCTTCATAccgtacttaaggtataccgaactaaggtataccgtagataaaggtaaggtaaaggtatgaattttctccatacaagaggtaaaggtaaggtataaggtatggtcgatttaataaggtataccgtatCGTCCCACCCCTAGGTATAATTAGACAAAGGTGGATGAGAGAATTAGAGTTGGAGCGGAGCAAGAAaacttttaataaattacaaaaaaatgatGCTTTCTGAAGGTAAATTATAAATGGACAAGATTTGTTCCTTATTTAACTAGGGGTTTGTATTTGaacacacatatacatatttgtatttgtatttgtatttgtatttgtatttgaaCACACATATTGTCTCATGCTAAATGGTGGCATCTAATCAAAATGGTCAATATTTCTTTATAAAAAAGAGGGAATCGGAATTCATAGATAGTTAGAAGGGGTTATCGCTTAAacaatacacgaactttagtcaaAATTgtattttatctaaatttttaattaagtcaaaaatatataaatttatattttaattacaaaTCTCACTTTGACGGAGCtccaattaattttaatttgatcaaaCGTTGATGTGTCATAATTAAAATCATGTGGCACAAACAtgactttttattatttttttattttatagtttATAATTACTCAAAGTCAAATCACACACCACAccaaaccctaaccctatatgatctctctctctctctctctgacacacacacacacacacacatccaCTTTCCACCACCCCAAACCCCAATCCGCTCCGGAGCCCTAGTACCTGTGACTGTGTCCGCTTCCTCGTCGGCCCACACCGCCCCTCAGACCACCGATTGCCAGATTGCGCTGCAGCCCGCAACTGCCTCCCTCTGGTCCGTCGCGCCTCCATCCGTCTCCCCCGGTTTGCCTCAGCCTCCGCGCCCTCAGTCTATCTCTGCACCTTCGTCCGCGCCGGTGCCTCCACTCGGGTCAGTGATAAAACATCTAAACAACTAATTTTTCCAACATTTTGCAACGTTCTCTGCTCCAAAGATGGGAGACAGGTTGGTCCTTCATTCAATATTTTATGTTTTGATTATTGGTTTATTATATTTTGCATATAATATGAAGATTCGATTAGCGTTTGAATTAAAAATTGACctttttgttagattaaaatttgCAGCTCAAAATTCGAGTagagttcttcaattttttattttatcattattCTATTTGTAGAATAAAATTTgttgtaataattaattatggtGGTCGATTTCAGGAATTTGAATGCTCTGAAGTTAATATTGGGGGAAAATATGAAGGTAGATTTGAGTTAGATCCTGATTCATTTGTCTTCTTAAATGTGAAGGGCTTAGTGAATAGTTAGGATATACATAATCAACTAAATTATGTTTTCAGATTCCTAGGTCTAACACCTATATGATAATTAAAAGTGACAAAAAGGTCATGGATATGTTGGCATACCTAACTAAGAATCGGAGAGTTTTAAGCATATATGTTAATACAGGAATCATGGGGACTGATGTTGTGCATGATAGTAGATCTAGTTGAAGTTGGCATAAACGGTACTCTCGCCGTCCCAATATTAAtggctcatttcttttgggcacgagtaTTCAGGAGATTAAAATTAGGCggttaatgttatttttaattaagatgcACCAtcctgatctctctctctctctctctcatctcacaGATCCCTGCTCTTTTTTCACAAATCTCGCTCTTCCTCCCATTTGATTTCTCAACGCCCCAAGAATCAATCTTTAAGCTACCATCAGCTAAACCCATCTTCCACAAAAGCAAAAATAGACAAACaacaaaaaaatcaatatgTTTCTCAAGTTTTCCCTTTCCTTAAAGGGGGACCAAATTCCACCGCCTACGCGGCGGCGTTCGACTCATGCGCCTGCCCAAAGTTCGGCAAACAACTGCAAGCTCACAAGCTCAAAAATGGGATTCACGGGCGTGAGTTGGTCAAGGCCAAGATACTGGTCAAAGCAAGAGAAACCCTCCCCAAATTTGCCGTCGCCGTTGCTACTACACGAGTCCGGCTAGTGGTCGTCGCAGCCCGCCAAAACTCCCCGCTTGTGATGCCTGCGAGGTTTCAGCCACCATCTACAACCCCACCATTTTCTCCCAAATCTGCAACAGAACTACCGCCTCTGCTCTATTTCCCCAAATCTGCAACAGAGCCTCCACCTCCGTCATTGGAGGAGATCTCAAGTCAAAAATTTGTTCTTTAATGGAGAAGATGGGGAGGCGGCTAGAAGAGAGGGAGGTCGGCAAGAAGAGAAATAGTGGAAGAGAAGGGGAGGCAACAAGAAGAGGGGGAGGTCGGCAAGAAAAGAAACGGTGGAGGAGAAGAAGTGGAGGCAGCGGGAAAAGGGGGGATCGGCGTCGCAGTGAAGGCGCGAggttggtggtggcggcggcgggagGAAGAAGGCGGAGGgcgcatgagagagagagaaagtgagagagagacCAAGGAGAGTGAGGGTGAAATTAGGTGGGTGAGTGTTTTTAGGGTTAGATTTTAGGTttaaaaattagggttaattataCATTTAATTGTTCCTTAATTACACCCAAAAAAGCAAACGAGCCAATTAACGTGGGACGACTTAAAAATAAATACGAGCCTTAAAtattgggacgaatggagtattgaTTTAGGAAGTGATGAGGAATGTGAATACATCCCTATATAATCTGATGGTTTGATGATAATCTTGATGATATTTGTCTAGCTTCTGATGATGAGAAGTATTTAAAACCTCAGAGGTCGAAGAAGGCAAAAActaatatactccatccgtccacaaagattgtgtgtttattaatatttttgtccgtccacaaagattgtgtgttttcatttttttgtaacctcctttatactttaaacctcattcacactcaatatttacaaaatacccaCACTTTACTTTTACATTTTGGTGGACCCAATACTACCATTTAACACTAAAATCAAATCTTCcaactttttttattaaaacacgcACCCTTCACTCTACCACACACtctttatggacggagggagtatttgactTAATTGTTGAACCTGATAAGTTTCTTCCACCTGACATTGAATATGATGAATCTGATGGGCATGTTTATTCTTCCGAAACTGAGGATGGGGGAGAAAGTGTGAAAGTGAGGAGGAAAAGGTATGTCTATGATCCTAAGGTCAATCACAAAGACCATGATATTAAGTTTGGGCTTAGGTTTCAAAATGGTTTTGAGTTTAGAAATGCTCTTACAATTTGGGCATTTTCTACTGATAAATGTGAAGCCCTTTGTCTACCATCTTGTCCATGGATGGCACACGCGAGTGTTGTGGTAGCTAATAAGTCTTTCATGTTAAAAACATATGAGGGAGACCACTCTTATCGTAAGACAATGAATAATAAGTTGTTGACATTAAGATGGATTGCAAATAGTTATTTGAATGCATTTAGGGTCAAAATTACCATGGATATTAAGGATCTTAAAAAAGATATTATGAATAGGTATGGAACATTTGTTATTAGGGACAAATTGTATAAAGCAAAGTCTAGAGCTCAACTGCTTGTTAGAGGCTCTGTTGATCAACATTATGCATCTCTTAGGAAAATCTTGCTGAGTTGAGGGAGGGTAGATAGAGATGGTAGGTTTGAACTGCTTCTTAATGGAGATGTGTTTAAGGGATTGCATAAGGCCATAGTTCACTGAAGAAAGGGTTCAAACTTAGCTGTAGACATCTGATTGGTCTTGATGGCTTCTTATTGAAGACTTATTTAGGAGGGATTTTATTGTGTGCTATTGGCAAAATGGGAACTTCTTGAAGACTTATTTAGGAGGGATTTTATTGTGTGCTATTGGCAAAGATGAGAACTACCAGATGTTCCGTATAGCTTCGGCAATAGTAAGTATTGAGAACAAAGAAAACTGGACATATATGGTTCATGAAATTACTAGTGGAGGATCCATGGCAGTGGATGGACTTTCATAAGTGATCAACATAaggtataaaaaaaatatgttattcaATACTTAATTCCTTTATGTTCATATATAGTGATTCATTGTCATCATTTTGTTGGGCCTTATGAATGCAATGGCCAATGGGTAACATTGCACCGAGAGCAGAGCACATGAATTGTGCAAGACATGTCTACATGAATTGGAATAAACTAAACAAAGAGGCTACACTCAAGATAATTTCTTCTAGAGGGCTGTGAGATGCACTACAATAGAAGACTATAAACTAGTGCTTGCggagatgaagaagaggaagagtGTAAGTGCATACAAGACTCTATTGAAAGGGATGTGCAGAAATTTTGTAAGATTTTTCTTTCATATAATGCTTGAAGTGACATGGTTGACAATAACTAAAAGTTGTTCCTCCCGTAAACACAGAGATGTTGGATAGATTGTTTGAACAATAGCTCAAACAAAGTAGCGAAAAATAAACGTACACACAATAGAATGATTTTATATTGCGATGTTAATTAATtgcagttgtgaattcactatAAAAATCTCTTTTATAATGAATTACACGATCTATTTAATAGAATCCCTCTTATTAAGTTGATCCGATAAGAAAAGAAATCTTTTCTAATCCTACCGTGAATGCTAGCAACGACTAGACTTATACTGACTCTAATATCAGTATCACAAACATACAAATTATATTAACTAGTCCTAGACTCATGAGTTTCCCGCTCAAGGTAAGCTATACTAGAGGTTCAAATGTAAACCAATAACAAAATAACTATAAGTGTACAACTGAAAGAATATCCCAACATGTGAAATGCAACACAAAGTATAGAAAATTCTTAATTTGATAGTTTCTTTTACATAAATTCAAACTGAAATTCGAACAACAATACGATACATTCTTAGCATAAAAGAAATTTGATAGATTCTTAGTATAAAAATTCTTAATTCTTTACATAAATAAGGCACAACTCACAAACAACAGCCAACAAATGAGcttttacaaaatatagaaattCGAACATACTTGCCGGAGCTTGTAGTAGGTACAACAAGAGTTGGGAGAAGAGCCTGGAGGCGGAGCGGCAGTCAGCATTGCTGCTGCGAGGTTCAAAGCTAAGAGCTGCGACAACGTCTGAAATGGAGTCTTTGCTCTCTGCAACGGACCAGGCAGGGGCCAGGGAGGGTAGGCTTGCGGCGTCAGCATGCCTTCCAGTGAACGACAGTGGTGGGAGGGATTAAGGTAATCGGGGTCGGGTGCGGGTGTGGGTTTGGCTTACAATGAGttcaattcattaattaaataatggaaTATACATATAATCGGGTGTTTGGGCATACTCAATACCTGATTTCTCACAACCCCTAATAACTGATTCCAACCCAATCTGCGATCTGGTATTGGGTCGGGTGGGGTATACCCGATTACCCAAATATAATTTTTCCACCCTTACTCAGTGTCATAGTAAAAACTCTTCACCCGTAGAAATTAAATCGTATTTGTTTACATTTATATTTAGTGTTTCTTTATACACaatactgttttttttttcaatgtcaatttcatatttataaattcaacaATTATTCTTTTATTGGCAAGAGTATGTCACAATTGTTATTTTGGGCGCCCGCAAAGAGTGTGTCACTTTTGATTTCAGGATGTGGTTCCAAATCTTTTCCTTATCATTTATCCTTATAAAATAtccattatttacaaaaatccACAtcttattcaatttcaaccactcatttcatataATGGCGGGACCATTTttccactacataaaaatcaccaatcattttattaaaacacacGCCCAGTTAAAgtgacattttttttatatattacatTAATGTTTAATGTAGATCATAAAGGTCATTtgtcaaattaatttttaattatatgaaaaaaatGATCTTTCTccttatattaatttatatacataACACATAAGAATAAAATGTCTTAATAATTCAAAACTTACCGTTTAATCCATCCTCAGTGCCCACCAATCAAATTCTTAAATAAAGGCTTAAAAGAATTATGAATTAGTGGATGTT
This window encodes:
- the LOC131017599 gene encoding (+)-neomenthol dehydrogenase-like isoform X1, which gives rise to MELNHPPTRYAVVTGANKGIGFETVRQLAAAGVTVVLTARNEKRGVEAVNLLHQSGLSNVLFHQLDVQDAHSIHCLAQFIQTRFQSLDILVNNAGASGVHVDEDGLRAKNIDTEIWLAGKAVDMIQDVMKTTYDSAKQCIQTNYYGVKNLTEALLPLLQRSTSGARIVNVTSLRGELWRVPDERRREELGDVENLTEEKIDKILEQFLQDVQRDAIEANGWQKMLPAYSISKVTLNAYTRLVAKKHLNMYVNCVHPGYVDTDINWHTGPMTVEDGARGSVMLALLPDGGPTGCYFDQTNVAHF